In Setaria italica strain Yugu1 chromosome IX, Setaria_italica_v2.0, whole genome shotgun sequence, the genomic stretch TGGTTCTTAATTTGTGGAATCTGTAAATATTCCTACAATCGAATCCTATATTGCATAAGTAGTTCCCAGTGGCTCATATGCCAGAAACAAATGGACCTTGCAGGCTTGCACATCCACATTGCATCTCTGCTCCTACTGTAGTAGGAAGTGCATGCCACTACATGTTTCTTTGGCAGATGACACAACATATTAAATACTagcatttttttcatttccagACCACTTATGCCACTTACCGCAATGGCTCATTCAAATTTTTCACAGAGAACTGCACCAATCTAATGCTACAATGGTGATTTGGATCTGCCTCATTCTTCAGCGAAATAGCTTGCAGGGAGGTATGCTTTTCTCAAGCTCCACTGGGAGTACCGGTACAGTATATTCCCATCAACGTCGTAAAAGATGAAGTCAGCTTGGTCCTGGTGTAGCTGGAGGGACATGAACCCTTGCCCATCATAAAAGAACTTGAGGCTATCTTCATTTGGCTGGAAGAATCCTCTCCATGCTCTGGAACCGCCACCGCTTGTGAAGTATTGGATTGGACTGGAACAACAGAAGCATATACGCTATATGGGTAAGACCACTTCACCTGGTGTTTTAATATTGGCATGCATGTTGAATTCTAAATTACTGTAAAAATTCACTTTGTATAAATGGATGCTAACCTGTCTCTGCTGCTTATGTGTTCCAGGCAGTGGTCATGCCCATTGATGTAGAAGTCAACGCCGTTAATCTGAAATGGGGCAAAAATATTATTGACCAGTTCTTTTTAAATACGTTGAGGGATAAAACTGTTGCTACTTCTGAGTAACCTTGAGGATTGGAAGAAGCAGCTGGAGAAGCTCCTTGGTGTCACCATGGTGACTGACACTCCTCATGGTATGATGGCCAACAGCAATCTTCCACTTTGCGGTTGATTTCTTCATTGCCTCATCCAAATCCTAGACGATAGAATTCATGAAAGAAGAATAAATTAATTTTGCTTCGTGGCATAATAGCAGTGTCTGTCATCGATAAATTCGTTCCAATATATGCACCTTCAGTAAGTTGGTTATGTATTTCTCGCGGGGTGCTACTCCTCTCCAATCATAATGATTTCCTTTCGGGTGAGTCCAATATTTCAGTTGAAATGGGGTGGTGTCAATAAAGAAGAAATCCGCAATTTCTGAGAGGATGTATCAGAGTTAGCCCTCTTTCTCCACTCTTCACAAACCTAGCAAGTTTGTCTGGTTCGAATGAAATATAAATTTGTACCTGCGTTCACGATGAATGATCTCATGCAAATAAATCGGCTGTCGATCTTCCGTAGGACTGGGCTAAACTGCGCTAAAGCATTACCCTTGTAGTCATGATTTCCCagaactgaaaaagaaaagcacaaTGTGCAAGCGTTAGTACACATCCAAACACAGGCAGTATGCGACATGTTTTGGTCGCCGCGTCGGTAGAAATGGTCATTAAAATTTACAAGCACAAGTTTCAGGTTCAGTAAAGCTTACCGAGGTACCACGGCTTCTGTAAGCTCTTCGCCGTGTAGATGTCTGTGAAGGATTGCTCGAACGCATGGTCATCCACGCCCGTCAGCCCGGTCTCGTAGAAGTTGTCGCCGGTGGATACGACGAAGTCGATGTCGAGCTCCTCCCCGACCCTGCCCATCTGCACGAAACCCGCTCATTTTCTTACTATACTGCTACTTTTACCAGTTTACAGTTCCCGGAAGTTAAATCCTCACATCAGATTAGCCTGCTTAGTGAAAAAAATGTTCGTTTCCTGTGATTCGTAGTGGATCTAAAACTGCCGAAAGTTTTAGGGTCAGTTTGGTACGACTCCAAACGATTTAAGGCCCGTTTGGTTcgcagggctaaagtttagtctctatcacatcgaatgtttagatactgattagaagtatagaagtattaaacatagactaattataaaaccaattgcacagatgaaggttaattcgcgagacgaatctattaagcctaattagtccatgatttgacaatgtgatgctacagtaacatgtgctaattatgaattaattaggtttaatagattcgtctcacaaattaacctccatctgtgtaattctgtgtaattaattttataattaactcatgtttagtcctaattagcTTCTGAAGATTTAACTCATGTTTAGCCCTTATAATTAGCTatcgaagattcgatgtgatacGGACTTTAGGTCAAGGATACAAACACCACTTTAATCTTTTGATCCATTTTCGATAGATGCGCACTAACAAAACAGGATTGGAGATCACGAGCACGCGCCAGTGGACGCAGGTGCCGAGTGCCGACGGCTGTCTTTGTGGCATAAACAAATCAGACGCGACAACTGGGCCAATAGGAAAACGGGCTCATTCTACTCCGACTCCGACGAACAGAAACGGATCCTATTGGTGGGCGGGACGAATGCTTTTTTACCTGCTCGGCGACCCGGGACTGGTTGTACATCCCCTTGCGGCCCCAGTCCCCGACGACGAGCAGGCTGAGCGACCCGTCGGTCTTGGCCGGGTGCTCCAGCCGGGGCAGCGCCGCCACAGCGCACAagagcgcggccgccgcggccaggAGGGCGAGCGCCATGGCAGCGCCGCCCTTCGCCATAGCGCGGCGCACCCGGAGGGAGCAAGAACGGAGGGCACCAGTTGGTAGCGCGCGTGCGCCGCAGCAAAGCAAGCCCACACCTCGGTCAGGTGTCTTGGCAGTTGCCACAGGCAGGCAGAAGGGGAAGGAAGGGAAAGGTAGGGAATAGGCCAACCAATAGGGAACCCCGGGGAGGGAGATATCTgagggagggcggcgaggcTGCCCGTCCAATGGGCAACCGGGTGCTGCATGCGTGAGCGCGAGTGGCTGACGCGGCGACCCCCAATCCTGTGGGGTCCGGCCCGCTCTCTCCTCCCTGATTGCTTTTCGCTTGTAGCGTATGGAAGCGTCAAGATCGTCACGTTTTTGTTCGAGCCGTGCCGTAGCGAGCGATGCTGCCATCTCGAAGGGAAAAGATTGGGAATGCGAGCGCGACAGGAGTGATGGAGTGGGTGACAACGTGATCGGGCAGCTGGAGTGATGGGCGCGGCCATATCTGATGACTTGGAGATTCCAGCGGACCTGCTCGTGTCGCCCCGGTCCAGTGCCAACTTGCATTGCAGCAGGGGCTCGCGCTCCAGTTCGGAGTTTTCTCGCCCACGGAATTGCAAGAGATTATCATCTGCCTGACCGGCTACCGATCCAAGATGGGTCCACGGGCCACCATCATGCATTCATGTGTCACACCGTATATGAACATTACCGCGTGGTAGTGCATGCCCTCCGCCCAGCGGCAGACGGTCCGGGCTCGCCTGCACAAGACACCTTCCATACGACATTTTTAGTCACAATCGTTTTTgaatccgggactaaaggatacCGGGCTCGCATGCACAGAGAagagaccttccatccagcgtTTTTAGTCCTGGTCGTTTTTGAACCTGGAACTAAAGGTCCTCTAGTCCCGCTTGAAAACACaacccggaactaaaggggagggccctttagtcccggttaaaaCCAACAATTGGGACTACATCTCTTCGTACCGGCCTGGCAGCCTTTATCACCCCACTGCCCTCATCTCTCTCCCCCActaccttatcctttccccaccaccGACTCTTTCTCTCCCTCTACCGCTTCCTCTCCATCTCCTACTCTCTGTCCTCCCTCCACTGGCTGCCGTCGCCGCGCGAGGCCTCCCCGGCCAGGCCCTAGCCGCTGGCGCGTGGCCCGCCGGCCATGCGAGCGCACGAGCTCTCCCCGACCGGCCCATGGTCGGTCGGCGCGCATGTGGGCGAGATGGCGAGCGGGGGAGCCTGTGGATACGAGAAGTGGGTGAGATGATTTGTTTGTGAATGATTTTGTGCTAtgttgtgaatcaaatcgaactcatgtgttgtgaatcaaattgaactcatgtgttgtgaatCACAATCTTGTGCGCTCTTACTTTAATTCGTGAAGTGTTAATTGTTTTGATTATCtttgtggtggagttggagctcaaggaggtggTACAGTAGTCGAGGCGGAGCTGGGCGCACGGCGGCACAAGCAGGAACCGGGGAGGGgggcatttttttatttttttgaaccttTAATCCCAGGTGaatgacccaggactaaagagagGAACCTTTAATCCCGAATAATCAGTCCCGGTTGATTTTTCGAGAGCTATGATGCTTACCAATAGGTCGGTTTTCCACCGGTGATGGAAAATGGTGCCTCGTTTTCCTCATGCTCGACTGTGGCAGTGACAAATGCTCGAAGCGACAATGAAGCGACGACGACATAAACCGAACCTAGGTATTCCTTCTCCGTGGATGGATGAACTACACGCCATACTTCAGTACTAGTACATTTTTCTCTCAGATCACTTCTCCGCCGCTTATCACAATGCCACAATCAAATTTTACAGTGATGTCGGATACCTGAACCGATCTCTAATCTCTCGTGGTGATCTCCATCCGACTCATTCCTCTGTGGCGTAGCCGGACGGCCGGAGGTGGCTCGTTTCCATCGGGCTCGACCGCGTATATTGGTACAGCTCATTCCCATCGACGTCATAAAAGGTGAACTCGGCTTGGTTTTGGTCGAGCTGGAGGGACATGAACCCTTGCCCGTCATAGAAGAACTCAAGGTTATCTTCGTTGGGCTGGAACACTCCTCTCCATGCTTTCGAACCGCCTCCGCTTGTGAAGTACTGGATCGGGCTGGACCAGCATAATAAACATGAGTGTTAGGGTTAGGCCCCTTCATCCATCATCATATATCTTGTGCAAACATATTAAATGGATGCTAACCTGTCCCTGCTGCTAATGTGCTCCAGGCAGTGGTCGTGCCCATTGATGTAGAAGTCGACGCCGTTGGCCTGGAAATGGCATGGAATTGTTAGCGTATAATTCCTTTTGGTACAAATTTCTGAAGCTAATATCACCGATGCCTTTTGTGACCTGGAGGACCGGAAGAAGTAGCTGCAGAAGCTCCTTGGTGTCACCATGATCACTGACACTCCTCATGGTATGATGTCCCACGGCAATCTTCCACGTTGCAGTTGATTTCTTCATGGCCTCGTCCAAATCCTGTCCACAAAACGAAAGAGGACTAAAACTAAATAATTTTGCTTTGAAACGTCGTCATAGCTTGTTTATCACTAGTCCaccaacccgtgctcccgcacgggttaATGTTTTTAGaaactattgtatttaaaaattatttagaaattatttaactctctcattttttaatacttcaacataatacttatatagatatatacctatctttgtctagttgtgattgtttttaattaataattactctatgcactttttcatccatattcatactttttttcattttgtattgcacctccaatcctccatacattatgtttagcatacaaatcaatatttttcatcgatttctcacatacatgtataaatggtctacatggtgggattcatcatgtgtatatactttaacttattatttttatattaacaatgatataaataggtaatttagaatcatatattaatttacttttaGACATATGATGCACatatttaggttatttttaataacgacgtACGTacgtaacatagataaaattttagaatgacattttaagttatgctttataatgatttATAATGATaagtattagtaaattggatgaagattatggggttactttagattattttttataatagctgagctcgataatttagatataggtttagagctcattttttaatattttcacaatgatagtggtgggtaattttttagaaaatgtaatagatcaatggctatgattattagagtttacaggattggtgtttgatgtttttaatttttatgaggatttatctcttttttctatcttgtctcatgggaactaatagggagcctccaatggaaaaaaaatgagactacattgctacaaaactattaccataagctacctctcgtttgttaaatattcgaacacaatacttatatagatatatacttgatatcttcatccaattgtaatagattttagttagtaattactctataatattttcatccacatttataatctttaacttttcactttgcatcgtaggtatgcgcttgaatttgtttaatgaaccctaagtttgagatacaattttaacatagaaatctatattcacATCACTTTagatctttataaatggtgacacacatcatgcgtatagatcttaattattatatcgtataccaatagtgcaagatatatatgatttaaaatcatatattgatgtatatttttaattaaggttatttgattcaaatatagggttaccttatgttatttttaataatagcatgcgtgggtaatatagatgcaaatttaaggggttcctttgagttttttaagtaatagtggtgggcaattcaattgcaaattagggggttattttaaatattgtttataatggcataagtgggtaattttgatgaagattaggggttgctttagtttattttatataatggcataggtgggtaatttatatatagatttagggggttactttaggctattttcataatggcataggtgggtaattttttagaaaatataatagatccaatggctatgatgatttgaatctatcaattgatggtcggatgttttgcttttttgtgagaatttctaggatttctctctttttctagagtgtccacctaggaatcctaggtggcttcacctggaggcttcaaaaggagcctccaattagtggcataggtgggtaattttttagaaaatataatagatccaatggctatgatgatttgaatctatcaatTGATggtcagatgttttgcttttttgtgagaatttctaggatttctctctttttctagagtgtccacctaggaatcctaggtggcttcacttggaggcttcaaaaggagcctccaattagtaatagtaagattgatGAGCTCATTCAAAGTATGTACCTTCAACAAATTGGCTAAGTATTTTTCTCGAGGCGCCACTTCTCTCCAATCATAATGATCATCTTTAGGGTGAGTCCAGTACTTCAGTTGAAATGGAGTCGTGTCAACAAAGAAGAAATCCACAATTTCTGGTAAAAACATCAGAATGGTATTTTACAGTTAGTCCCCCTTTTTTCTCATCACAGTTTTCACAATAGATCTACAGTTACTCTACTTTTTTTCACCACAGTTTTCACAATTGACCTAGCTAATTTGTTGATTATTTCAGTGGAGAAAAAAAACGATTCTGTACCTGCGTTAACAATAAACGACCTCATGCAAATGAACCGGCTGTCAATCTTTTGCAGGACTGGGCTGAGCTGTGCAAGCACATCACCCCTGTAGTCATGGTTTCCCAGAactgaaaaggaaaatgaaacgTGAGTCACATGTATAGCGTATACCAAAAGAAAAACATTGTAGCAAGATGAAGAGTGACGGAAAAAGCACAAGCTAAACTTACCGAGGTACCAGGGCTTTTGCAGGCTCTTCGCCGTGTAGATGTCGGTGAAGGATTGCTCGAACGCCTGGTCATCTGTGCCCGTCAGGCCGTTCTCGTAGAAGTTGTCGCCGGTGGATATGACGAAGTCGATGTCGAGCTGCTCACCGACTTTCCCCATCTACATCGGAAACCACTAATGCATCAAAAAGTACTAGCGGTAACTTTTCCTTAAGTGAACGACAgctggaacttttttttttcagaaaaaggtcAGAGCATGAGCATGCATGCCCTGAGCCGGCCATCGGGGCATCGGCgactttttcttctttacaaTAAAGAAAACTGAAATGGCAAGTGGCAACCGATGGTGGAGACTTGCACTACTCCCACTCCTCCTTCGCCCAATCAGAACAGCCGGCCAATGGCAGGTCTCCGTGTACCACCATTTTGATCAGGGATTCAGGATCCCCTACCTCAACGAACAGTAAGACCTCGACCAAAATTACAACTACAATCCAATCCTATCTACTCCTGCTCGATCGGCGCCTATATCAACGGATCAAGATCGTAAAAGAGCAGAAGGTTCTCGGTTAATTTCTCGAATGTTGCGTACCTGCTCGGCGACCCTGGATTGGTTGTACGTGCCCTTGCGTCCCCAgtcgccgacgacgaggaggctgAGCGACCCGCCGTTCTTGGCCGTGTGCTCCAGCCGGGCCAGctccccggcggccggcgaacACAGGAGCGCGGCCAGGGCGaggaccgccgcggcggccatggcagcGCCGTTGCCCTTCGCCATCGATCGCCCCCCTCCCCGGCACTCGAATCAAACTGAAAACGAGATGCCGCGATCGGGCTAGGCCGGGGGACACTGACGGCCGATATATAATAGCGGCAGTGGTACGCGACGCGACGGCAAGTCACCACTCCACTAAACCAGGTCCTGGTTAGGTTAGGTGCCTTGCAAGCATTCGCGGCgcgggaagggaggggaggcgggGATGTGGAGACTGGAGGAGGCTCTGGCTCTGGCTGTCGCTGTCCGTCCAATGGAGCGGGTGAACGGGTGACGCGGCCCCCACGCCTGCCAATCCCTTCCCGATCCGGGGATTTCTGCTTTCGGATGATTACTTGTGGCGTTGGAGACCTGGATAGTGGAGACGTCCAGATCGTTTTACTTCCGTGTCATCCATGAACAGTGAGCGATAATGCCATCCGGAAAAGGGAAACCGCGATGATAATGCGATCCATGGGCATGGGCTGTGCTCGCATTATTGGAGCGACCCGTGGAGTGGTTGAGTGAGTACGCAGCCAACTGGAGTGATGGGCGGTGGTAATCGACGGCACGGATTCCTTCCGACTCTCCCACTCCAGTGCCAAACCGGCTGAAACGATCAGGCTCAGCCCAATCGTTAGGCCGATCGAGGCTGCGTGCTATACCATTGAAAATGTGGACCAACCATGTGCTGACTTGCTGATGATGTGCACATGTTACGATACGAGCATGCATTATTGCAGGCAGGATAGGGCGGAGTGTGTCGATGCAACCCAGGCGCTCCATCGAGTGACGAGCCGAGACGAGGCTCGCGATTGGACACCGGCGGCGTTTTCCTGACCGGATCAGAGCTCACAGCTCTGACAGGCAAAGACTGGCGAAGAACGTGGCCTGGCAGGACCGCAGGATTTCCCTCAGTTTAGGTCAGTTTGGTAGGATTttaagccttgtttagttgccaaagtttgaacgtgccaaattactgttacatcactgtagcacactgtagcgtttcatttgtatttgtgaattattatccaaacattgactaataggctcaaaagattcgtcccgcaaagtacaacaaaaccgtgcaattagtttttaattttgtctacatttagtactccatgcatgtaccgcaagtttaatgtgatggggaatcttctttttgcatagtgccaaagttgggagttgggggtgaactaaacaagggcttagcTCTGGCTTCTTCTACGGCTCCCGCTAAAGTTTTATCAAAAAGTTTGGTTAAAATAGTTTAACTTTTGAAACACtagaggagccggagccattTTATATGgagaagctgaagaaaaaaaataattgatcTAGCTTCTTCTCATTTTAGGAGGAGCTGGAGTCCTACCAAACTGACCCTTAACCTCGCCTCCATGTgctgttttttttaatcttgtGGGTCAAGCATGCAAGTTGGTGGTTGGTGCCGCCAATAGAAAAAGAACAGACGGACTGTTGTTGCCGTCGACGCTAGTAGAAAGAATGCCGTGCGCACAATCTGCAGTTTCGTATAGTGCCATCGTCGTATTTCACCTGAAATTTCTGAAATTCTTATGCTTTTAGTGGAATTTAACTTTTTTGCTTGCGGGGTGCTAACCGCGATCTGATTGATTTTCAGGAGGCAAATTAAGCAAATCGCTTGCCAAGTTTACACGGGATACTACCAGAATCCGGAGTTGCTTTGGGGTAGTGGGGGTTGGACAATACAGAGGGGACATCTAGCGATGTCTGAAACTGGACGCCTTTCCCTCCTGCTCGCCTTTTGAAATCCAAATCAATTTCACAGTGTGGCAATCCAGAGACTTTGCCGTACATAATTCCAAATAGAAGTTTTGTACAAATCAATAGCTTGACCAGCCTAATCCTCCAATTGATCTGGTCTGCGACAGTTTTCATTCTTCTTGATCCAGATAGGCGGAGGGTTGTGGGTGACCCGTTTTGCTCGAGGTCCACTGGTACAGGACCTTCCCGGAGACATCGTAAAAGTTGAACTGAGCCTGCTCTCGGTTCAGCTGGAGGGACATGAACCCTTGCCCGTCGTAGAAGAACCTGAGCTTGTCCTTGTTTGGCTGGAACACTCCTCTCCATGCTTTTGAACCGCCTCCGCTAGTGAAATACTGGATTGGGCTGGAATAGCAGAAGCAATTGAAGGCTTAGATATTTGATTGATGAAATTTAGACATATCGCATATAGGTCGTGTTCTAAAACTTAAATGCAACTCCATGTAAAATGATGCTCAACCTGTCTCTGCTGCTAATGTGCTCCAGGCAGTGATCATGCCCATTGATGTAGAAGTCGGCGCCATTTTCCTGAATGGAGGGATATTTTCGTCAAAAGATTGTTTCCATGAACCTTCTGAAACTAACTTGTGGCTACCTCTGAATTACCTTGAGGACAGGAAGTAGTAATTTCAGAAGCTCCTTGGTGTCTCCATGATCACTGACACTCCTCATGGTGTGATGCCCAACAACAATCTTCCACCTTGCAGTTGATTTCTTCATAGCCTCATCCAAGTCCTGCATtgcagaataaaaaaaataaacaattttGCTTTCAAATGGTAGCTCTATAAAGAATTGATGGTGGTTTCTTTCCAATTGTACTTACCTCCAGCAAATTGGCTATGTATTTTCCTCGAGGTGCCACTCCTCTCCAGTCATAATGATGCTTGCCAGGGTGAGTCCAGTAATTCCGTTGGAATGGAGTGGTGTCGACGAAGAAGAAATCCACAAATTCTGACAAGGTTAGGAAGAATGACGCACACATTCAGTCTGTTTTTACCACGTTACAGTTTTGGCAAAATATAATCATTTCTGATTTCAAATGAAATTTGTTTTGTACCTGCATTAACAATGAATGATCTCATGCAAATGAATCTGCTGTCGATCTTTCGCAAGACTGGGCTAAGCTGTGCGAGCGCATTGCCCCTGTAATCATGATTTCCCAGAACTGAAAAAGATAATGCAGTTGTAGTTCACATGTACTTCATCAGCATTCAGTCCAAATGGTAATAACAGAAAGCAAACGGTGGAAGAACATGGAAGATTAACTACCTAGGTACCACGGCTTCTGTAAGCTTTGTGCCGTGTAGATATCAGTAAACGATTCTTCAAATGCATGATCATGTACGTCCTTCAAGCCATTGTCATAGAAATTGTCCCCGGTGGATATAACAAAGTCGATGTCGAGCTTCTCCCCAACCCTTCCCATCTACAGTCAAAACCAAGTGATGTTATGGGATGTACGTGGTAAATTTGTGACCATCAAAATATCAGATTTTTTATTGAGATACATACAACCAGCCTATTTTTAAATATTTGGATGTCATGTGGTAAAATGGTATGCATATACTCATCGCAAAAATAATATCATGATGTTTGTAGTTTAATAAGTTTAAACATGTGTGTACCATGGTAGAAATTAATGGTGAAAGTTATTTGTTAAAATTGTgcaaatgtccaaaatttcAACTTTCCCTTTTGATTGCAAAGAGTATTATTGTTTAGGATGTTAAACAAACTATCTAATATTACTCTAGTACTTGTATATCTTAATGAATTATGATCGCATGAGTACACAAAAGATAAAGGAAATTGTTTCTCACCGATTTGGCCAATCAAGTAAGACttgtttttttctcaaaaactaAATAAATGTGTCTAGTTTTTAGTGGTTAGGCTATGGTCGTTAGTTGAGGCCAATGATGACAAGAAAATGCATGTGATTTCATGCCAATAGTGAGGCAAGTGGTTCTTAGTATTGTGAACCACCGTGTCATGTTTTTTTAATTAGGCCAGGCAATGTTGGTCTAATTTGTGCGCAaattaacatttttttttgcttcgttCCTAGTCCGATCCATGATCCATTACGACGGACGCAGAAGACCAAGAACAACCTCATCATGCGCAACTGCAAAGCGTCGACGACTTCTGATACAACTCGCACTAAACAAAACTGAATCGGCATCGATCTAAACAGGAAAACTGAATCAAACGCTCTCGATTGCAGGCCTGAGCACTAACTTTTAGCAACTGGTAGTATGTGGTATGTATCAACAATGGGATCGAGATGCGTGGCAGGAAGGCTATGAACGCACGTAAGATGGAATGCCTCTCACCTGCTCCGCGACCCGTGACTGGTTGTGCGTCCCCTTGCGTCCCCAGTCCCCGA encodes the following:
- the LOC101752993 gene encoding purple acid phosphatase 3, encoding MAKGGAAMALALLAAAAALLCAVAALPRLEHPAKTDGSLSLLVVGDWGRKGMYNQSRVAEQMGRVGEELDIDFVVSTGDNFYETGLTGVDDHAFEQSFTDIYTAKSLQKPWYLVLGNHDYKGNALAQFSPVLRKIDSRFICMRSFIVNAEIADFFFIDTTPFQLKYWTHPKGNHYDWRGVAPREKYITNLLKDLDEAMKKSTAKWKIAVGHHTMRSVSHHGDTKELLQLLLPILKINGVDFYINGHDHCLEHISSRDSPIQYFTSGGGSRAWRGFFQPNEDSLKFFYDGQGFMSLQLHQDQADFIFYDVDGNILYRYSQWSLRKAYLPASYFAEE
- the LOC101753664 gene encoding purple acid phosphatase 4, with translation MAKGNGAAMAAAAVLALAALLCSPAAGELARLEHTAKNGGSLSLLVVGDWGRKGTYNQSRVAEQMGKVGEQLDIDFVISTGDNFYENGLTGTDDQAFEQSFTDIYTAKSLQKPWYLVLGNHDYRGDVLAQLSPVLQKIDSRFICMRSFIVNAEIVDFFFVDTTPFQLKYWTHPKDDHYDWREVAPREKYLANLLKDLDEAMKKSTATWKIAVGHHTMRSVSDHGDTKELLQLLLPVLQANGVDFYINGHDHCLEHISSRDSPIQYFTSGGGSKAWRGVFQPNEDNLEFFYDGQGFMSLQLDQNQAEFTFYDVDGNELYQYTRSSPMETSHLRPSGYATEE
- the LOC101754330 gene encoding purple acid phosphatase 17; the protein is MANGSSAAMAAAALAFLAVAAALCCDTAAGALPRLEHHPAKNDGSLSLLVVGDWGRKGTHNQSRVAEQMGRVGEKLDIDFVISTGDNFYDNGLKDVHDHAFEESFTDIYTAQSLQKPWYLVLGNHDYRGNALAQLSPVLRKIDSRFICMRSFIVNAEFVDFFFVDTTPFQRNYWTHPGKHHYDWRGVAPRGKYIANLLEDLDEAMKKSTARWKIVVGHHTMRSVSDHGDTKELLKLLLPVLKENGADFYINGHDHCLEHISSRDSPIQYFTSGGGSKAWRGVFQPNKDKLRFFYDGQGFMSLQLNREQAQFNFYDVSGKVLYQWTSSKTGHPQPSAYLDQEE